The Sesamum indicum cultivar Zhongzhi No. 13 linkage group LG6, S_indicum_v1.0, whole genome shotgun sequence genome has a segment encoding these proteins:
- the LOC105163386 gene encoding pentatricopeptide repeat-containing protein At3g22470, mitochondrial, giving the protein MLLLPSLFSLIRNSVEVYELAMVSRTSSRYAASTAASLVSTPSERCNLTTKFIHPKSRTGPQIPLPKSPRNDGKMNVNDALAQFDKMLQMQTQPPVSSFNTLLGTVAKAKKYEDLFFMFNRMVEANLLPEYIGMNILINSYCDLKRVALGFAVMGGMLKRGYHPNIVTFTSLIKGLCVEDKIGDAVGLLRKIIRMGVYPNVKTWGTLVTGLCRSGNAGVALRLHEELVNGNVGFGLRFKPSLIYYSCLIDGLCKEGFVEKGKELFSEMEGRGISPDVVAYGALIHGLCKMGEWEQAKGFFIHMMDRGIRPNVMTFNMLIDALCKEGKTNEASGLLEMMIRRGEKPDSITFNTLMDGYCLEGRLNDARELFVSMAAKGHERDIETYNVLMNGYCKCHKLKEAMDLFNEMLCKEYKPTVITFNILLTGLFQAGKVEDARKLYSKMKDHDLTPDSATYSILLDGFGKNNCPDEAIDLFRSLEKSGHKLNSLNCNCLLDGLCKAGQLDLASELFARFPEMGLVPTVYTYSIMINGFCKDGQLEKANNLFLEMENKGCAPDVVTFNTLMRGFCNNNDAPKVVELLQKMAKRKFSPDSYTASIVVDLLSKDKSYSKFLQLIPRFSNKG; this is encoded by the coding sequence ATGCTGCTACTTCCCTCTCTGTTCTCTCTCATTCGAAATTCCGTTGAAGTGTATGAGCTAGCTATGGTTTCCAGGACGTCTTCTCGGTATGCAGCTTCTACTGCAGCATCTCTTGTCTCCACACCTTCTGAAAGATGTAATCTTACAACGAAATTCATACACCCAAAATCCAGGACCGGACCCCAGATCCCGCTTCCGAAATCCCCCAGAAATGACGGAAAGATGAACGTAAATGATGCGCTTGCACAGTTCGACAAAATGCTCCAGATGCAGACACAACCACCCGTTTCATCATTCAACACGCTGCTAGGCACTGTTGCCAAAGCCAAGAAGTATGaagatttgttttttatgttCAATCGGATGGTTGAAGCTAATTTATTGCCGGAGTATATTGGaatgaatattttgattaatagttATTGTGATTTGAAGAGAGTTGCTCTTGGTTTTGCTGTTATGGGTGGGATGTTGAAGAGGGGTTACCATCCGAATATTGTTACATTTACTTCGCTGATTAAAGGGTTGTGTGTGGAAGATAAGATTGGTGATGCAGTAGGGTTGTTGAGGAAAATAATCAGAATGGGTGTTTATCCTAATGTGAAAACTTGGGGGACTTTGGTTACTGGGTTATGTAGGAGTGGGAATGCAGGGGTTGCTCTCAGGTTGCACGAAGAGTTGGTGAATGGAAATGTGGGATTCGGACTGAGATTTAAACCcagtttgatttattattcttgCCTTATTGATGGGCTTTGTAAAGAGGGATTTGTTGAAAAGGGTAAAGAATTATTTTCGGAAATGGAGGGTAGGGGTATTTCGCCAGATGTGGTTGCGTATGGTGCATTAATTCATGGTTTATGTAAGATGGGCGAGTGGGAGCAGGCGAAGGGGTTCTTCATTCATATGATGGATCGAGGTATTCGTCCCAATGTTATGACATTTAATATGTTGATAGATGCACTTTGCAAGGAGGGGAAAACTAATGAAGCAAGTGGTTTGCTGGAGATGATGATTCGAAGGGGTGAAAAGCCTGATTCTATTACATTTAACACTTTGATGGATGGGTACTGTCTGGAGGGCAGACTTAATGATGCAAGAGAGTTGTTTGTTTCAATGGCAGCTAAGGGCCATGAAAGAGATATTGAAACCTACAATGTGTTAATGAATGGGTATTGCAAGTGTCATAAATTGAAAGAGGCGATGGACCTTTTCAACGAAATGCTCTGCAAGGAATACAAGCCAACAGTAATTACTTTCAACATTCTGTTAACTGGTCTATTTCAAGCAGGTAAAGTTGAGGATGCACGAAAACTTTATTCTAAGATGAAAGATCATGACCTGACACCAGATTCTGCTACCTATAGTATATTATTGGATGGTTTTGGCAAGAACAATTGCCCTGACGAGGCAATAGATTTGTTTCGATCTCTAGAAAAGTCTGGCCATAAGCTGAACAGTCTAAACTGTAACTGTCTACTCGATGGATTGTGCAAAGCAGGACAACTCGACTTAGCCAGTGAGCTGTTTGCGAGGTTTCCAGAGATGGGCTTAGTACCAACAGTTTATACTTATTCCATCATGATAAATGGGTTTTGCAAGGATGGACAGCTAGAAAAGGCAAACAATCTGTTTCTAGAGATGGAAAACAAAGGTTGTGCTCCTGATGTAGTTACCTTCAATACACTTATGCGAGGGTTCTGCAATAATAATGACGCCCCGAAAGTGGTTGAGCTTCTTCAGAAAATGgcaaagagaaaattttcacCAGATTCATATACAGCAAGTATAGTTGTGGACTTATTGTCAAAAGATAAGAGTTATTCGAAATTTCTCCAATTGATTCCCAGATTTTCCAACAAGGGCTGA
- the LOC105163387 gene encoding flowering locus K homology domain, whose protein sequence is MAEENFEEQDLGNVEEMDNVPENSHPPEEVQEDEDDSGVVEEKKWPGWPGENVFRMLVPVQKVGGIIGRKGEYIKKICEETKARIKILDGPPGTTERTVMVSAKEEPDLPIPPALDGLLKIHKRIVDADSDPSNAPSGGTVCTRLLVAATQAGSLIGKQGATIKSIQDDSHCTIRVLGGENLPAVALPDDSVVEIQGEPEGLHKAVELIGTHLRKFLVDRSVIGVFEMQMQQPNSRANQNIPPSQSWGLPPSAFPMNPGQLGYGSNAPFMAPPPRQYDSYYPRVDLPPLEKQPRSGPPSYGRDVPVGAHTNNLHPQQAVIAKVTQNMQIPLSYADAVIGVNGANISYIRRASGATIAIQETRGVPGEMTVEINGSAAQVQAAQQLIQNSIADAVTSSQNTAGGPPSQGYNPYAPQGPVYGSSTSNTAGQAGHAPNGDYGSMYGTSYGY, encoded by the exons ATGgcagaagaaaattttgaggaACAGGACTTAGGTAATGTGGAAGAGATGGATAATGTGCCTGAGAACTCGCATCCTCCAGAAGAAGtgcaagaagatgaagatgattCAGGTGTTGTTGAGGAAAAGAAATGGCCTGGATGGCCTGGAGAGAATGTGTTTAGGATGCTAGTTCCTGTTCAAAAGGTTGGTGGTATCATTGGACGCAAAGGAGagtatattaagaaaatatgtgaGGAAACAAAGGCTCGAATTAAGATTCTCGATGGTCCTCCCGGGACCACTGAAAGAACT GTAATGGTATCTGCAAAGGAGGAGCCAGATCTTCCAATTCCACCTGCTTTGGACGGGCTTCTCAAGATCCATAAACGCATTGTTGATGCAGACTCAGATCCATCCAATGCACCATCAGGGGGAACAGTTTGCACAAGACTTCTTGTCGCAGCTACGCAGGCTGGCAGTTTAATTGGGAAGCAGGGTGCCACTATAAAATCAATTCAAGATGATTCACATTGTACTATTCGAGTTCTTGGAGGAG AGAACTTGCCTGCAGTTGCTCTACCAGATGACAGTGTAGTTGAGATACAGGGTGAACCGGAAGGTTTGCATAAGGCTGTTGAATTAATTGGTACACATCTTAGGAAATTTTTGGTAGATCGAAGCGTTATTGGAGTATTTGAAATGCAG ATGCAACAGCCAAATTCTCGAGCAAATCAAAACATTCCCCCATCCCAATCCTGGGGACTTCCTCCTTCAGCTTTCCCCATGAATCCTGGTCAACTTGGTTATGGGTCGAACGCTCCATTCATGGCACCTCCGCCTCGTCAATATGATAGTTACTATCCACGTGTAGACTTGCCTCCTCTGGAGAAGCAGCCTCGCTCCGGCCCACCTAGTTATGGCAGAGATGTGCCGGTGGGAGCTCACACAAATAACCTGCACCCCCAACAAGCAGTTATTGCAAAG gtcACACAGAACATGCAAATtccattatcatatgctgatGCTGTCATTGGTGTTAATGGTgcaaatattagttatattcGTCGTGCTAGTGGTGCAACTATTGCAATACAGGAAACAAGGGGTGTTCCTGGTGAGATGACGGTTGAAATAAATGGCTCGGCAGCGCAAGTTCAAGCAGCCCAACAGTTGATACAG AATTCTATTGCTGATGCGGTAACCAGTTCACAGAATACTGCTGGAGGACCACCAAGTCAAGGTTATAATCCCTATGCCCCTCAGGGTCCAGTTTATGGTTCTTCAACATCTAACACAGCTGGTCAAGCTGGCCATGCGCCCAATGGAGATTATGGTTCTATGTATGGCACCAGTTATGGCTACTAG
- the LOC105163388 gene encoding fructokinase-1 isoform X2, with the protein MALLLDHDKVSVAEKIYWEAGGNCNMAIAAARLGLHVSAVGHVGDEIYGHFLLDVLHDEGISMVEMNEQNGEIDTLSTAYETLLCWVLVDPLQRHGFCSRADFSEEPAFSWLSTLSTKAKMAIRRAKIIFCNGYGFDELSPSLLGSALDYAVEVGTSIFFDPGPRGKSLITGTLEEQKALDKYLRMSDVLLLTSEEAESLTGTEDPIAAGQELLKKGIRTKWVIIKMGPKGSILITPSSISCAPAFKVNVIDTVGCGDSFVAAIAFGFIHKLPLVYTLTIANAVGAATAMGCGAGRNVAKLKQVLELVRGSNLNEDDKFWLELLKKHSDTEEIMLLTKAVINGSNNWLQRVSLQKVVGELLPKLERAQAKQVGAC; encoded by the exons ATGGCCCTTTTGCTTGACCATGACAAAGTTTCAGTGGCAGAAAAA ATATACTGGGAAGCCGGTGGCAACTGCAATATGGCCATAGCTGCAGCTAGATTAGGACTTCACGTCTCTGCAGTTGGTCATGTTGGTGACGAGATCTATGGTCATTTCCTCCTAGATGTACTTCATGACGAAGGGATTAGCATGGTTGAAATGAATGAGCAGAATGGTGAGATTGACACTTTAAGCACAGCTTACGAAACACTTCTGTGTTGGGTTTTAGTGGATCCTCTGCAAAGGCATGGTTTTTGCAG CCGTGCAGATTTCAGTGAGGAGCCTGCATTTAGTTGGCTGAGCACGCTGTCCACCAAAGCAAAGATGGCTATAAGAAGGGCAAAGATCATTTTCTGCAATGGTTATGGGTTTGATGAACTTTCCCCTAGTTTGCTGGGGTCTGCTTTGGATTATGCTGTTGAGGTAGGGACATCAATCTTTTTTGACCCTGGACCACGAGGGAAGTCTCTGATTACTGGAACGCTTGAAGAACAAAAGGCCCTCGACAAGTACTTGAGGATGAGTGATGTTCTTTTGTTAACTTCTGAAGAG GCTGAATCGTTGACTGGCACAGAGGACCCAATAGCAGCGGGGCAAGAGTTGCTAAAGAAAGGAATTCGCACAAAGtgggtaattattaaaatgggTCCAAAAGGTTCTATTCTCATCACTCCTTCAAGTATATCTTGTGCCCCTGCATTTAAG GTGAATGTCATTGACACTGTTGGATGTGGAGACAGTTTTGTGGCAGCGATTGCGTTTGGTTTTATACACAAACTGCCTTTAGTTTATACATTAACCATTGCAAATGCAGTGGGTGCTGCAACTGCGATGGGTTGTGGTGCTGGCAGAAATGTCGCAAAGCTGAAGCAGGTTTTGGAACTTGTGAGGGGATCAAACCTCAATGAAGATGACAAGTTCTGGTTGGAATTGCTAAAGAAACATTCAGATACTGAGGAGATCATGCTACTTACAAAAGCTGTCATAAATGGAAGTAATAATTGGCTCCAACGTGTGTCCTTGCAGAAAGTGGTCGGTGAGCTGCTGCCCAAGCTTGAACGTGCACAGGCAAAGCAGGTTGGAGCATGTTGA
- the LOC105163388 gene encoding fructokinase-1 isoform X1 yields the protein MHNQVALSLKSNYALFSSPYPNTLHTPRLSPSLARRSFCYYSVLKCRGIEIPFPKPRLNSLSYGNGSVEDERIKPVVVKEIDVATLGNLCVDVVLSVPKLPPKPLDERKAYMEELAKSPPDKIYWEAGGNCNMAIAAARLGLHVSAVGHVGDEIYGHFLLDVLHDEGISMVEMNEQNGEIDTLSTAYETLLCWVLVDPLQRHGFCSRADFSEEPAFSWLSTLSTKAKMAIRRAKIIFCNGYGFDELSPSLLGSALDYAVEVGTSIFFDPGPRGKSLITGTLEEQKALDKYLRMSDVLLLTSEEAESLTGTEDPIAAGQELLKKGIRTKWVIIKMGPKGSILITPSSISCAPAFKVNVIDTVGCGDSFVAAIAFGFIHKLPLVYTLTIANAVGAATAMGCGAGRNVAKLKQVLELVRGSNLNEDDKFWLELLKKHSDTEEIMLLTKAVINGSNNWLQRVSLQKVVGELLPKLERAQAKQVGAC from the exons ATGCATAATCAGGTTGCATTATCCCTTAAATCCAATTATGCCCTCTTTTCTTCGCCCTACCCAAACACCCTCCACACCCCTAGATTATCTCCGTCTCTAGCGAGAAGAAGTTTCTGTTATTATTCGGTTTTGAAATGTAGAGGAATTGAAATTCCTTTTCCGAAGCCGCGCCTTAATTCTCTGAGCTATGGCAATGGGTCGGTGGAGGATGAGAGGATTAAACCCGTCGTCGTTAAGGAAATCGACGTGGCTACACTTGGGAATCTCTGTGTTGATGTTGTGCTTAGCGTCCCCAAATTGCCCCCGAAACCCTTGGATGAACGTAAAGCTTATATGGAAGAATTAGCCAAGTCGCCTCCTGATAAG ATATACTGGGAAGCCGGTGGCAACTGCAATATGGCCATAGCTGCAGCTAGATTAGGACTTCACGTCTCTGCAGTTGGTCATGTTGGTGACGAGATCTATGGTCATTTCCTCCTAGATGTACTTCATGACGAAGGGATTAGCATGGTTGAAATGAATGAGCAGAATGGTGAGATTGACACTTTAAGCACAGCTTACGAAACACTTCTGTGTTGGGTTTTAGTGGATCCTCTGCAAAGGCATGGTTTTTGCAG CCGTGCAGATTTCAGTGAGGAGCCTGCATTTAGTTGGCTGAGCACGCTGTCCACCAAAGCAAAGATGGCTATAAGAAGGGCAAAGATCATTTTCTGCAATGGTTATGGGTTTGATGAACTTTCCCCTAGTTTGCTGGGGTCTGCTTTGGATTATGCTGTTGAGGTAGGGACATCAATCTTTTTTGACCCTGGACCACGAGGGAAGTCTCTGATTACTGGAACGCTTGAAGAACAAAAGGCCCTCGACAAGTACTTGAGGATGAGTGATGTTCTTTTGTTAACTTCTGAAGAG GCTGAATCGTTGACTGGCACAGAGGACCCAATAGCAGCGGGGCAAGAGTTGCTAAAGAAAGGAATTCGCACAAAGtgggtaattattaaaatgggTCCAAAAGGTTCTATTCTCATCACTCCTTCAAGTATATCTTGTGCCCCTGCATTTAAG GTGAATGTCATTGACACTGTTGGATGTGGAGACAGTTTTGTGGCAGCGATTGCGTTTGGTTTTATACACAAACTGCCTTTAGTTTATACATTAACCATTGCAAATGCAGTGGGTGCTGCAACTGCGATGGGTTGTGGTGCTGGCAGAAATGTCGCAAAGCTGAAGCAGGTTTTGGAACTTGTGAGGGGATCAAACCTCAATGAAGATGACAAGTTCTGGTTGGAATTGCTAAAGAAACATTCAGATACTGAGGAGATCATGCTACTTACAAAAGCTGTCATAAATGGAAGTAATAATTGGCTCCAACGTGTGTCCTTGCAGAAAGTGGTCGGTGAGCTGCTGCCCAAGCTTGAACGTGCACAGGCAAAGCAGGTTGGAGCATGTTGA
- the LOC105163389 gene encoding iron-sulfur protein NUBPL isoform X1: MNRLPRRYTLGGFRGFAVQSGKGTPLQNLKIEGIKDIIAVASGKGGVGKSTTAVNLAVSLANKCQLKVGLLDADVYGPSIPIMMKLRGKPEVSADKKMIPIENYGVKCMSMGSLVAEGEAIVWRGPMVMKALEQMTRGVHWGNLDILVVDMPPGTGDAQISISQRLQLSGALIVSTPQDVALMDARRGVKMFSQVNVPILGILENMSYFKCPNCSEPYYIFGKGGAQKTAEEMGMKFLGEVPLETRIRSGSDEGVPVVISNPDSSISHVYSDVAKKVISRLEELTKEQYLRPEINI, translated from the exons ATGAACCGTCTTCCGAGACGTTATACC CTTGGAGGCTTCAGGGGTTTCGCTGTGCAGAGTGGAAAGGGAACCCCTTTGCAAAATTTGAAGATTGAAGGGATTAAAGACATCATAGCTGTTGCTTCCGGCAAAGGAGGCGTTGGCAAGTCTACTACAGCCG TTAATTTGGCGGTTTCACTGGCAAATAAGTGTCAGCTTAAAGTTGGGCTGCTCGATGCTGATGTCTACGGGCCGTCGATTCCTATCATGATGAAACTCCGTGGAAAGCCTGAAGTGAGTGCAG ATAAGAAAATGATCCCAATTGAAAACTATGGAGTCAAATGCATGTCAATGGGATCTCTTGTCGCAGAAGGGGAGGCAATTGTCTGGAGAGGTCCTATG GTCATGAAAGCACTGGAACAGATGACGAGAGGAGTTCATTGGGGGAACCTAGATATTCTTGTGGTAGACATGCCACCTGGCACTGGTGATGCTCAGATTTCCATATCCCAGAGATTGCAGTTGTCAG GAGCATTAATTGTTTCAACTCCTCAAGATGTTGCATTAATGGATGCTCGAAGAGGTGTTAAAATGTTCTCACAAGTCAACGTGCCG ATTTTAGGAATCCTGGAGAACATGAGTTACTTTAAATGTCCAAACTGTTCTGAGCCTTACTACATATTTGGTAAAGGCGGAGCTCAAAAGACTGCTGAAGAAATGGGTATGAAGTTTCTTGGAGAG GTACCATTGGAGACGAGGATCAGAAGTGGCTCTGATGAAGGCGTCCCTGTTGTGATATCCAATCCTGATTCTTCCATATCCCATGTCTACAGCGATGTGGCGAAAAAAGTGATCAGCAGGCTTGAAGAATTAACCAAAGAGCAATACCTCCGGCCTGAAATAAACATATAG
- the LOC105163389 gene encoding iron-sulfur protein NUBPL isoform X2: MNRLPRRYTLGGFRGFAVQSGKGTPLQNLKIEGIKDIIAVASGKGGVGKSTTAVNLAVSLANKCQLKVGLLDADVYGPSIPIMMKLRGKPEVSADKKMIPIENYGVKCMSMGSLVAEGEAIVWRGPMVMKALEQMTRGVHWGNLDILVVDMPPGTGDAQISISQRLQLSGALIVSTPQDVALMDARRGVKMFSQVNVPILGILENMSYFKCPNCSEPYYIFGKGGAQKTAEEMGMKFLGE; encoded by the exons ATGAACCGTCTTCCGAGACGTTATACC CTTGGAGGCTTCAGGGGTTTCGCTGTGCAGAGTGGAAAGGGAACCCCTTTGCAAAATTTGAAGATTGAAGGGATTAAAGACATCATAGCTGTTGCTTCCGGCAAAGGAGGCGTTGGCAAGTCTACTACAGCCG TTAATTTGGCGGTTTCACTGGCAAATAAGTGTCAGCTTAAAGTTGGGCTGCTCGATGCTGATGTCTACGGGCCGTCGATTCCTATCATGATGAAACTCCGTGGAAAGCCTGAAGTGAGTGCAG ATAAGAAAATGATCCCAATTGAAAACTATGGAGTCAAATGCATGTCAATGGGATCTCTTGTCGCAGAAGGGGAGGCAATTGTCTGGAGAGGTCCTATG GTCATGAAAGCACTGGAACAGATGACGAGAGGAGTTCATTGGGGGAACCTAGATATTCTTGTGGTAGACATGCCACCTGGCACTGGTGATGCTCAGATTTCCATATCCCAGAGATTGCAGTTGTCAG GAGCATTAATTGTTTCAACTCCTCAAGATGTTGCATTAATGGATGCTCGAAGAGGTGTTAAAATGTTCTCACAAGTCAACGTGCCG ATTTTAGGAATCCTGGAGAACATGAGTTACTTTAAATGTCCAAACTGTTCTGAGCCTTACTACATATTTGGTAAAGGCGGAGCTCAAAAGACTGCTGAAGAAATGGGTATGAAGTTTCTTGGAGAG TAG
- the LOC105163391 gene encoding probable myosin-binding protein 4, with amino-acid sequence MAAESSSVRRRKPHGFMTLLSSAACEWFLMFLMFVNAAFSYLLTRFAQYCELETPCLLCSRLDFGKRKPGSYWSLLCSSHREEISSVVSCSVHGKFADVHGMCEECLMPIATRNKRNSESYRLLVGKSWVDVDRSVLQSLMLNKNIVVPPDSRMCSCCNKPWRAKSNAERLLEPGLVGLGASKANVKPPLPRAPGRSRFSRRDSLKRIRDKASGAMGNSVDTLCHVGYTKLKISSDSESEVPISEDDDDGNTGSHGVNRGEILNVVQCDRKVLDQPNLVDPSEQKYMDSSSSDAFKQHVLGDLDWRKSCNEPSPSLKQKLTSLENGSQVSDVVGPSVGQSAETCKSAVSLNHMLAIHVPPEPLPFHNVPSLVAAKKGDASVVKDIEATAGTSSNDAHLLDSSNLDCNDALTRDDETQELFDKHELEPVNKCDSAKIEENVKIVPQIPAYEVGLLSNDTSPRAHDEDDKSGIDEDFGSEVLPVSGSDKHEFEPVNKCDSAKTVESLEIEENVKIVPQISAYEVGLLSNETSPRAHDKDDKPRIDEDAGSQVLPVSGSPTTNESDYEALVGITVSYIEGESIVDILKRQIEHDRNIINSLYKELEEERNAAAIAANQAMAMITRLQEEKATLHMEALHYLRMMDEQAEYDMEALERANELLAERDKELQDMEIELDFYRSNLLDEQEVYNVQKETSIVYNQVAAHTENIPKLMNSSASNLDDEKHSVWQGLKKLETHLHQAHLSGKLDGLPYVLNPEKIKVELANLEELPPNGETLNQKKEEDGSVVHKVIPLSNGNYSQDGALYGNPTQGKENVCLHQNSDNFSANQGEINSSIVDKEIAELHDRLEALQKHQNLHKHASELLRNGKNGTQVVQELAHQIHELRKIEVQR; translated from the coding sequence ATGGCTGCTGAAAGTTCATCTGTGCGGAGGAGGAAGCCGCATGGATTTATGACACTCTTGTCATCGGCGGCGTGTGAATGGTTCTTGATGTTCTTGATGTTTGTGAATGCAGCATTTTCGTATTTGCTCACAAGATTTGCTCAGTATTGTGAACTGGAAACACCTTGTCTGTTATGCTCAAGGCTTGATTTTGGGAAAAGGAAACCTGGAAGTTATTGGAGCCTGTTGTGCAGTAGCCATAGGGAAGAGATATCATCCGTGGTGTCTTGTTCTGTCCATGGTAAGTTTGCTGATGTTCATGGGATGTGTGAAGAATGTCTGATGCCAATCGCCACAAGGAACAAAAGGAATTCTGAATCATATAGGTTGCTGGTGGGGAAATCGTGGGTGGATGTCGATAGATCTGTTCTTCAGAGCTTAATGTTGAATAAGAATATAGTCGTTCCTCCGGATAGTAGGATGTGTTCCTGCTGCAACAAGCCATGGAGAGCTAAATCTAATGCTGAAAGATTGCTTGAACCTGGCCTCGTTGGGTTGGGGGCTTCCAAGGCTAATGTCAAGCCTCCTCTGCCTCGTGCGCCAGGCCGCAGTCGTTTCAGTCGTCGGGATAGCTTGAAGAGGATAAGGGATAAAGCCTCAGGGGCAATGGGCAATAGTGTTGATACATTGTGTCATGTAGGCTATACCAAGCTGAAAATCTCATCTGATTCAGAGTCGGAGGTCCCCATCTcagaggatgatgatgatggaaaTACTGGTTCTCATGGGGTAAACCGTGGTGAAATCTTAAATGTGGTTCAATGTGATAGGAAAgttctcgatcaacctaatcTGGTAGATCCTAGTGAGCAGAAGTACATGGATTCTTCATCTTCAGATGCTTTCAAGCAGCACGTTCTGGGAGATCTTGATTGGAGAAAGTCTTGCAATGAGCCGAGTCCATCATTGAAACAGAAGCTAACTTCTCTAGAGAATGGTTCCCAAGTATCTGATGTTGTGGGACCTTCTGTTGGGCAGTCGGCAGAGACTTGTAAATCTGCTGTTTCTCTCAATCACATGCTAGCCATCCATGTACCACCCGAGCCCCTTCCTTTTCACAACGTTCCTTCCTTAGTTGCTGCCAAGAAAGGAGATGCATCTGTGGTCAAAGATATAGAAGCTACTGCAGGAACTTCTTCAAATGATGCTCATTTGTTAGACTCAAGTAATCTTGACTGCAATGATGCTCTGACACGGGACGATGAAACTCAGGAATTATTCGACAAACATGAACTTGAGCCAGTTAACAAATGTGATTCTgctaaaattgaagaaaatgtgAAGATTGTGCCACAAATACCAGCTTATGAGGTTGGTTTGTTGTCGAATGATACCAGTCCAAGAGCTCATGACGAAGATGATAAGTCTGGAATAGATGAAGATTTTGGTTCTGAGGTTCTTCCGGTTTCAGGGTCAGATAAACATGAATTTGAGCCAGTTAATAAATGTGATTCTGCTAAAACTGTAGAATCATtggaaattgaagaaaatgtgAAGATTGTGCCACAAATATCGGCTTATGAGGTGGGTTTATTGTCAAATGAGACCAGTCCAAGAGCTCATGACAAAGATGATAAGCCTAGAATAGATGAAGATGCTGGTTCTCAGGTTCTTCCGGTTTCAGGGTCACCAACCACAAATGAATCTGACTATGAAGCTCTGGTAGGAATCACTGTGAGTTATATTGAAGGTGAAAGTATTGTTGATATACTGAAACGTCAGATTGAACACGACCGAAACATCATTAATTCTTTGTACAAAGAATTggaggaagaaagaaatgcTGCTGCTATTGCGGCAAATCAGGCAATGGCCATGATCACAAGATTGCAGGAGGAGAAGGCGACACTTCATATGGAGGCCTTACATTACTTACGGATGATGGACGAGCAAGCAGAGTATGATATGGAGGCACTGGAAAGGGCTAACGAACTCCTTGCTGAAAGGGACAAGGAATTGCAAGACATGGAAATTGAGTTAGATTTCTACAGAAGTAACTTGCTTGATGAACAAGAGGTATACAACGTACAGAAAGAGACCTCCATTGTGTATAATCAAGTCGCAGCCCATACCGAAAACATTCCTAAACTGATGAACAGTTCCGCATCAAACCTTGATGATGAAAAACACTCCGTCTGGCAAGGTTTAAAGAAGTTGGAGACTCATCTCCATCAAGCTCATCTTAGTGGGAAATTAGATGGACTGCCGTATGTCCTAAATCCTGAGAAGATCAAAGTAGAGCTTGCTAATCTTGAAGAATTACCCCCCAATGGTGAGACATTAAAtcagaagaaagaagaggacGGTTCAGTCGTGCACAAAGTTATTCCCCTGTCAAATGGAAATTACTCTCAAGATGGTGCATTATATGGCAATCCAACTCAGGGGAAGGAAAATGTTTGTCTGCATCAAAACAGTGACAACTTCTCAGCAAATCAAGGTGAAATAAACTCCAGCATTGTTGATAAGGAAATTGCAGAACTTCATGACAGGCTGGAAGCTCTTCAGAAGCACCAAAACCTGCACAAGCATGCTTCCGAATTGCTCAGAAATGGTAAAAATGGAACACAAGTAGTTCAGGAACTAGCTCATCAGATACACGAGTTGCGGAAAATTGAAGTCCAAAGATGA